The Acidianus manzaensis genome has a window encoding:
- a CDS encoding 4Fe-4S dicluster domain-containing protein, with the protein MPIPELEKPIIKGLIEKDKVVVDGVELDGTWNAFMIERTQTGYDPSVWDEIANTIEGATISLCWQCGTCTSGCTMREYDPNYSPRRFIDLARKGDKQSLIELQDSLWRCVSCQKCTHRCPKGVLVEEVVHSIHNYLLKHQLVKQDPGTKFDELFLDTVMKNGGRISELLLGMESAKVGFVTLSIKDLITMSGPLLKSGLIKDLMKPNKVKNWDKIKSVLQEAMKEEVTPE; encoded by the coding sequence TTGCCAATACCTGAATTAGAAAAACCCATAATTAAAGGTTTAATTGAAAAAGATAAAGTAGTAGTAGATGGAGTAGAGTTAGATGGAACTTGGAACGCCTTCATGATAGAGAGAACACAGACTGGCTACGATCCTTCAGTATGGGACGAAATAGCTAATACTATAGAAGGAGCTACTATCTCATTATGCTGGCAATGTGGAACATGTACATCAGGCTGTACAATGAGAGAATACGATCCAAACTACAGTCCAAGAAGATTCATAGACTTAGCTAGAAAAGGAGATAAACAAAGTTTAATAGAACTTCAAGACAGTCTATGGAGATGCGTATCATGCCAGAAATGCACTCATAGATGCCCCAAGGGAGTATTAGTAGAGGAAGTAGTTCATTCAATACACAATTACTTATTAAAACATCAATTAGTAAAACAAGATCCAGGAACAAAATTCGATGAGTTATTCCTCGATACAGTTATGAAAAATGGAGGAAGAATTTCAGAATTATTGCTAGGAATGGAATCAGCAAAAGTCGGATTCGTGACATTAAGCATAAAAGATTTGATAACAATGAGTGGACCATTACTAAAATCTGGATTAATTAAAGATTTAATGAAGCCAAACAAGGTAAAGAATTGGGATAAAATAAAATCAGTTTTACAAGAAGCAATGAAAGAAGAGGTGACACCAGAATGA
- a CDS encoding CoB--CoM heterodisulfide reductase iron-sulfur subunit A family protein has translation MANEKVLVIGSGPAGLSATKELRNMGVDVVLVEKEAYLGGTPKKLKYSLLFPELRPATEVLDPMIKSVEDSKPKIYMESIIDGVKAEDKGFTVSIKDKSGKVTTEKVNAIIAASGFEHFDSRRKYEYGYGIIPNIYQISDIERMLSENKLVTTKGTPPKRVAILLCVGSRDATVGNTYCSRVCCAVSTKQAMEIKERVPDAVVHIYYMDIRTYGLMEDKLYWKSQLEYRVGYIRGRISEFMRGPNDTVIIKGEDTMNLNRALVIPYDMVILANGMELGLGSKQVAKALGLDLEEHGFVRPLDPDRLPVQSTRKGIFLAGAITGPKTISDSITEGYAAAMKAYEYVTKGVWEESDFAKKAIEVKSH, from the coding sequence TTGGCAAATGAAAAAGTTCTCGTAATTGGATCCGGTCCAGCTGGATTATCTGCAACAAAAGAATTGAGAAATATGGGCGTTGATGTAGTTCTAGTAGAAAAAGAAGCTTATCTAGGTGGTACACCTAAAAAATTAAAGTATAGTTTACTATTTCCTGAATTAAGACCAGCTACAGAAGTTCTAGATCCAATGATAAAAAGTGTTGAGGATTCAAAACCAAAGATATATATGGAAAGCATAATAGATGGAGTAAAAGCTGAAGATAAAGGATTTACAGTTTCAATAAAGGATAAAAGTGGAAAAGTTACCACAGAAAAAGTAAATGCTATAATAGCTGCTTCTGGTTTTGAACATTTCGATTCAAGAAGAAAGTATGAATATGGATATGGAATAATTCCTAATATCTATCAAATTTCAGATATAGAAAGAATGTTATCAGAAAATAAATTAGTTACAACAAAGGGAACTCCACCAAAAAGAGTAGCAATATTATTATGCGTAGGTTCAAGAGATGCTACAGTAGGAAATACTTACTGCTCTAGAGTATGTTGTGCAGTATCAACAAAACAAGCAATGGAAATTAAAGAAAGAGTACCTGATGCAGTAGTTCACATTTACTATATGGATATTAGAACTTATGGATTAATGGAAGATAAGTTATACTGGAAATCACAATTAGAGTATAGAGTAGGATACATAAGAGGCAGAATTTCAGAATTCATGAGAGGACCTAACGATACTGTAATAATTAAGGGAGAAGATACTATGAACTTAAACAGAGCATTAGTAATACCATATGATATGGTAATTCTAGCTAACGGTATGGAATTAGGTCTAGGTTCTAAACAAGTAGCAAAAGCATTAGGCCTAGATTTAGAAGAGCATGGATTCGTTAGACCATTAGATCCAGATAGATTGCCAGTACAATCTACAAGGAAAGGAATATTCCTAGCAGGAGCTATAACTGGTCCTAAGACAATATCAGATTCAATAACTGAAGGATATGCTGCAGCAATGAAAGCTTATGAATACGTAACTAAGGGCGTATGGGAGGAATCAGATTTCGCTAAAAAGGCAATCGAGGTGAAATCTCATTAG